The Nocardioides pantholopis genome window below encodes:
- a CDS encoding DEAD/DEAH box helicase: protein MARRGQRQQGGGTRTATRNRRRARNLDEDGIIPVLARAVREVESAVQRGTVRPSTRTKFQVVAILAREERNRVKADTESTEAHRAEELKRLDGIGTILAKTAAREPSLFTLLDEGAVLSEAAKDLKQEMLRAAGMEPEPEPEPDAPAEEDPTAPRRVVPRSVIARQLANPFLVPDFSAVPPPPDGPRRLATWELLGPLFRSFEYGGKTSSMPLPEPPRVRLPDDLELMPHQAQVVGAAAEGHRTFLLADEPGLGKTAQALVAARAADAYPLLVVVPNVVKTNWAREARLWTPERDVTVIHGDGYDVDGFADIIVVNYEVLDRHVGWLGDLGFRGMVVDEAHFIKNKSSQRSQHVLQLADRIRARAARPLLMALTGTPLINDIEDFKAIWEYLGWIDEKKPLRPLMDALEETGLTPADPAFYPAARTAVINQGIVRRRKIDVAKDIPARRVADLPVELDDEVGRSIRQAERELALRLVQRYDMALATRTSGQVVEGIDRELVRRVATWEREDTTTTATGENVFSMMRRIGQAKAGLAADYAAQLARNVGKVVFFAKHVDVMDLAEDTFARRGLKYSSIRGDQTPKARQKAIDEFVNDPEVAIVVCSLSAAGVGLNLQVASNLVLAELSWTDAEQTQAIDRIHRIGQEEPVTAWRIIASQTIDTKIAELIDSKAGLAARALDGSDEEVASSADVQLEALVALLTEALEQRG from the coding sequence TTGGCTCGACGAGGCCAGCGCCAGCAGGGTGGCGGCACCCGGACCGCGACCCGCAACCGCCGGCGCGCCCGGAACCTCGACGAGGACGGCATCATCCCGGTCCTCGCTCGCGCCGTGCGCGAGGTCGAGTCGGCGGTGCAGCGCGGGACCGTGCGCCCCTCGACCCGGACCAAGTTCCAGGTCGTCGCGATCCTGGCCCGTGAGGAGCGCAACCGGGTCAAGGCCGACACCGAGAGCACCGAGGCGCACCGCGCCGAGGAGCTCAAGCGGCTCGACGGCATCGGCACCATCCTCGCCAAGACCGCCGCCCGCGAGCCGTCCCTGTTCACGCTGCTCGACGAGGGCGCGGTGCTCTCGGAGGCCGCCAAGGACCTCAAGCAGGAGATGCTGCGGGCCGCCGGGATGGAGCCCGAGCCGGAGCCGGAGCCCGACGCGCCGGCGGAGGAGGACCCGACGGCCCCGCGCCGCGTCGTGCCCCGCTCCGTGATCGCCCGCCAGCTCGCGAACCCGTTCCTGGTGCCGGACTTCTCCGCAGTGCCCCCGCCGCCGGACGGCCCGCGCCGGCTGGCGACCTGGGAGCTGCTCGGCCCGCTCTTCCGCTCCTTCGAGTACGGCGGCAAGACCTCCTCGATGCCGCTGCCCGAGCCGCCCCGGGTGCGGCTGCCCGACGACCTCGAGCTGATGCCGCACCAGGCCCAGGTCGTGGGTGCGGCCGCCGAGGGCCACCGCACCTTCCTGCTCGCCGACGAGCCCGGCCTCGGCAAGACCGCGCAGGCCCTCGTCGCTGCCCGCGCCGCCGACGCCTACCCGCTGCTGGTCGTCGTCCCGAACGTCGTGAAGACCAACTGGGCCCGCGAGGCCCGGCTGTGGACCCCCGAGCGCGACGTCACTGTCATCCACGGCGACGGGTACGACGTCGACGGCTTCGCCGACATCATCGTCGTCAACTACGAGGTGCTCGACCGCCACGTCGGCTGGCTCGGGGACCTCGGCTTCCGCGGCATGGTCGTCGACGAGGCGCACTTCATCAAGAACAAGTCCTCCCAGCGCTCCCAGCACGTGCTCCAGCTCGCCGACCGGATCCGCGCCCGCGCCGCGCGGCCGCTGCTGATGGCGCTGACCGGCACCCCGCTGATCAACGACATCGAGGACTTCAAGGCGATCTGGGAGTACCTCGGCTGGATCGACGAGAAGAAGCCGCTGCGCCCGCTGATGGACGCCCTGGAGGAGACCGGGCTGACCCCGGCCGACCCGGCGTTCTACCCCGCGGCCCGCACCGCCGTCATCAACCAGGGCATCGTGCGGCGCCGCAAGATCGACGTCGCCAAGGACATCCCCGCCCGCCGGGTCGCGGACCTGCCCGTGGAGCTCGACGACGAGGTCGGCCGCTCCATCCGGCAGGCCGAGCGCGAGCTCGCCCTGCGCCTGGTCCAGCGCTACGACATGGCGCTGGCCACCCGGACCTCCGGGCAGGTCGTCGAGGGCATCGACCGCGAGCTGGTCCGCCGGGTCGCGACCTGGGAGCGCGAGGACACCACGACCACTGCCACCGGCGAGAACGTCTTCTCGATGATGCGCCGCATCGGCCAGGCGAAGGCCGGCCTGGCGGCGGACTACGCCGCCCAGCTGGCCCGCAACGTCGGCAAGGTCGTGTTCTTCGCCAAGCACGTCGACGTCATGGACCTGGCCGAGGACACCTTCGCCCGCCGCGGCCTGAAGTACTCCTCGATCCGGGGCGACCAGACGCCGAAGGCCCGGCAGAAGGCGATCGACGAGTTCGTGAACGACCCCGAGGTCGCGATCGTCGTGTGCTCGCTGAGCGCCGCCGGGGTCGGCCTGAACCTCCAGGTCGCCTCCAACCTGGTGCTCGCCGAGCTGTCCTGGACCGACGCCGAGCAGACCCAGGCGATCGACCGGATCCACCGGATCGGCCAGGAGGAGCCGGTGACGGCGTGGCGGATCATCGCCTCGCAGACCATCGACACCAAGATCGCCGAGCTCATCGACAGCAAGGCCGGGCTCGCCGCCCGGGCGCTGGACGGCTCCGACGAGGAGGTCGCCTCCTCGGCCGACGTGCAGCTGGAGGCCCTGGTCGCGCTGCTCACCGAGGCCCTGGAGCAGCGCGGCTGA
- the rsmI gene encoding 16S rRNA (cytidine(1402)-2'-O)-methyltransferase — protein sequence MTGVLVLAATPIGRVSDAPPRLAEELAGADVIAAEDTRRLRRLTSDLDVVPTGRVVSYFEGNEAARTPVLLEALLAGERVLLVTDAGMPSVSDPGYRLVAAAVEHDVLVTAVPGPSAVLTALAVSGLPVDRFCFEGFLPRKAGERSRRLAGLAGEQRTMVFFEAPHRTEAALAAMAEAFGGDRAAAVCRELTKTHEEVRRGPLAELVAWAADGVRGEVTVVVSGAEDVPLPTDPESLRAAVAAHEEDGMSRKDAIAAVARGAGVPRREVYDLVHKS from the coding sequence ATGACCGGCGTCCTCGTGCTCGCGGCCACTCCCATCGGCCGCGTCTCCGACGCCCCGCCACGGCTCGCCGAGGAGCTCGCCGGGGCCGACGTGATCGCCGCCGAGGACACCCGGCGGCTGCGGCGGCTCACCTCCGACCTCGACGTGGTTCCGACCGGGCGGGTGGTGTCGTACTTCGAGGGCAACGAGGCGGCCCGGACGCCCGTGCTGCTCGAGGCGCTGCTCGCCGGCGAGCGGGTGCTGCTGGTGACCGACGCCGGGATGCCCAGCGTGTCCGACCCCGGCTACCGGCTGGTGGCCGCGGCCGTCGAGCACGACGTGCTGGTCACCGCGGTCCCCGGTCCCTCGGCCGTGCTCACCGCGCTGGCCGTCTCCGGGCTGCCCGTCGACCGGTTCTGCTTCGAGGGATTCCTGCCGCGCAAGGCCGGGGAGCGGTCCCGCCGGCTGGCCGGGCTGGCCGGGGAGCAGCGCACGATGGTCTTCTTCGAGGCCCCGCACCGCACCGAGGCGGCGCTGGCGGCGATGGCCGAGGCCTTCGGCGGCGACCGCGCGGCCGCGGTGTGCCGGGAGCTGACCAAGACCCACGAGGAGGTACGCCGGGGCCCGCTCGCCGAGCTGGTGGCCTGGGCTGCCGACGGGGTACGGGGTGAGGTGACAGTGGTGGTCTCCGGAGCCGAGGACGTCCCGCTGCCCACCGATCCCGAGAGCCTGCGCGCTGCCGTGGCGGCGCACGAGGAGGACGGCATGAGCCGCAAGGACGCGATCGCGGCAGTGGCCCGGGGCGCTGGCGTGCCCCGCCGCGAGGTCTACGACCTGGTGCACAAGTCATGA
- a CDS encoding alpha/beta fold hydrolase, with the protein MTGRITSFARDGLVFDVRDEGPLDGDPVVLLHGFPERSTSWRRVAPMLHEHGLRTLAPDQRGYSRGARPAGRHDYAAGKLVADVAALVDAVGGPVHLVGHDWGAAVGWGLAMSRPELVRTWTAVSVPHTAAFAQSFLTSTQGLHSTYMGFFQLPFVPELLAGRGLFEAWLRRAGMDDDDLARFRTEVLEDGALPGGLAWYRGLPFGGGGSVRRKVTVPTTMVWSDGDGAITRAPVEATAAWVDAPYELVVLEGVSHWIPTHAPRALADAVLARIGAA; encoded by the coding sequence ATGACCGGGCGGATCACGTCGTTCGCCCGCGACGGGCTGGTCTTCGACGTCCGCGACGAGGGGCCGCTCGACGGAGACCCGGTGGTGCTGCTGCACGGCTTCCCGGAGCGGTCCACGAGCTGGCGCCGGGTCGCGCCGATGCTGCACGAGCACGGCCTGCGCACGCTGGCCCCGGACCAGCGCGGCTACTCGCGCGGCGCCCGGCCGGCGGGTCGGCACGACTACGCAGCCGGCAAGCTGGTCGCGGACGTCGCTGCCCTCGTCGACGCGGTCGGCGGGCCGGTGCACCTGGTCGGCCACGACTGGGGGGCCGCGGTCGGCTGGGGGCTCGCGATGAGCCGCCCCGAGCTGGTCCGCACCTGGACGGCGGTCTCGGTGCCGCACACCGCGGCGTTCGCGCAGTCCTTTCTCACCTCCACCCAGGGGCTGCACTCGACCTACATGGGGTTCTTCCAGCTGCCCTTCGTGCCGGAACTGCTGGCCGGCCGGGGCCTCTTCGAGGCCTGGCTGCGGCGAGCGGGGATGGACGACGACGACCTGGCCCGGTTCCGCACCGAGGTGCTCGAGGACGGCGCGCTGCCCGGCGGCCTGGCGTGGTACCGCGGCCTGCCGTTCGGCGGCGGCGGCTCGGTGCGCCGCAAGGTGACGGTGCCGACGACGATGGTGTGGAGCGACGGCGACGGCGCGATCACCCGGGCCCCGGTCGAGGCGACCGCGGCCTGGGTCGACGCGCCGTACGAGCTGGTCGTGCTCGAGGGCGTGTCGCACTGGATCCCCACCCACGCCCCGCGGGCCCTCGCCGACGCGGTGCTGGCGCGGATCGGGGCGGCATGA
- a CDS encoding TatD family hydrolase, whose product MSQRPPAPEPLPHPVVDNHCHLDIARGDEPAVPVADAIAQAAAVGVTRIVQIGCDLPGARWAVAAAEAHDALVAGVALHPNEVPGMDAAGELEDALAEIERLAAHEQVRAVGETGLDHFRTGEDGYAVQVAAFRRHIDLAKRLDKTLVIHDRDAHEDVLAVLDEEGAPDRWVMHCFSGDADFARACLDRGAYLSFAGTVTFANAQPLRDALAVAPQDRILVETDAPYLTPVPHRGRTNGSYLIPLTMRLMAQVRGADLGDLCAAVDANTDAAFGGSWGA is encoded by the coding sequence ATGAGCCAGCGGCCCCCCGCGCCGGAGCCGCTGCCCCACCCCGTCGTCGACAACCACTGCCACCTCGACATCGCCCGCGGCGACGAGCCGGCGGTCCCGGTCGCCGACGCGATCGCGCAGGCCGCCGCCGTCGGGGTCACCCGGATCGTGCAGATCGGCTGCGACCTGCCGGGCGCGCGCTGGGCCGTCGCGGCCGCCGAGGCCCACGACGCGCTGGTCGCGGGGGTCGCGCTGCACCCCAACGAGGTGCCGGGCATGGACGCGGCGGGCGAGCTCGAGGACGCGCTCGCCGAGATCGAGCGGCTCGCCGCCCACGAGCAGGTCCGGGCGGTGGGGGAGACCGGCCTCGACCACTTCCGCACCGGCGAGGACGGGTACGCCGTGCAGGTGGCGGCCTTCCGCCGCCACATCGACCTCGCCAAGCGGCTGGACAAGACCCTGGTGATCCACGACCGGGACGCCCACGAGGACGTGCTGGCGGTGCTCGACGAGGAGGGTGCGCCGGACCGGTGGGTGATGCACTGCTTCTCCGGGGACGCCGACTTCGCCCGCGCCTGCCTGGACCGCGGGGCGTACCTCTCCTTCGCCGGCACCGTGACCTTCGCCAACGCCCAGCCGCTGCGGGACGCGCTGGCCGTGGCGCCGCAGGACCGGATCCTGGTCGAGACCGACGCGCCGTACCTGACCCCGGTGCCGCACCGCGGGCGCACCAACGGGTCCTACCTGATCCCGCTCACGATGCGGCTGATGGCCCAGGTGCGCGGGGCCGACCTCGGCGACCTCTGCGCTGCCGTCGACGCCAACACCGACGCGGCCTTCGGGGGTTCGTGGGGTGCATGA
- a CDS encoding dolichyl-phosphate-mannose--protein mannosyltransferase has protein sequence MRTSRLRADDPVVGWVSAAGVALFALVLRLWHLGTPHQFEFDETYYAKDAWSLLHHGYVREYAEGADEAILDGTTSGLWEGDPSMIVHPDVGKWLIALGEWAFGMDPFGWRVSAAVVGSLMVLVMCRLVRRMTGSTLLGCTAGLLLSLDGLQLVLSRLALLDIFLAFFTLCAIACLVNDRFWYRDRLARLAPEPVRSGWGPVRGLLWRPWLLVGGVCFGLAVGTKWTALYPLAAFGILVWLWSASARRAAGVRRPVLRSAVVDGIPAFVHLVVVGLVVYLLTWTGWLVHADEYEEHLSATQYTRYDHMEGDTAVSEGDDQWPTATEPDASGPAEVVQSLRSLWHYHRDVYAFHTHFLNDSDHTYASKPSGWLLLNRPVGVAADTGIQPGTRGCDAPAGSDCLRQVLLLGTPTIWWGGALALLYAVAIWLGARDWRFGVAVIGTASTWLPWLLYDDRPIFSFYAVVTLPFVVLAIVLAMGRAIGPSRTPTPRRTAGVVAAGSFVVLTIINFAWFWPIWTYGLLTHAEWLDRIWLERWI, from the coding sequence GTGAGGACCAGCCGGCTGCGTGCGGACGACCCGGTGGTGGGCTGGGTCTCCGCCGCCGGCGTCGCGCTGTTCGCCCTGGTGCTGCGGCTGTGGCACCTCGGGACCCCGCACCAGTTCGAGTTCGACGAGACCTACTACGCCAAGGACGCCTGGTCGCTGCTGCACCACGGCTACGTCCGGGAGTACGCCGAGGGCGCCGACGAGGCGATCCTCGACGGCACCACCTCCGGGCTGTGGGAGGGCGACCCGTCGATGATCGTCCACCCCGACGTCGGGAAGTGGCTGATCGCGCTGGGCGAGTGGGCCTTCGGGATGGACCCGTTCGGTTGGCGGGTCTCGGCCGCCGTCGTCGGGTCGCTGATGGTGCTGGTGATGTGCCGGCTGGTGCGCCGGATGACCGGCTCCACGCTGCTCGGCTGCACCGCCGGGCTGCTGCTCAGCCTGGACGGGCTGCAGCTGGTGCTCTCCCGGCTGGCGCTGCTCGACATCTTCCTGGCGTTCTTCACGCTGTGCGCGATCGCCTGCCTGGTCAACGACCGGTTCTGGTACCGCGACCGGCTGGCCCGGCTCGCCCCCGAGCCGGTCCGCAGCGGCTGGGGCCCGGTGCGCGGGCTGCTGTGGCGGCCCTGGCTGCTGGTCGGCGGCGTCTGCTTCGGGCTCGCGGTCGGCACCAAGTGGACGGCGCTCTACCCGCTCGCCGCCTTCGGGATCCTGGTCTGGCTGTGGAGCGCCTCGGCCCGGCGGGCCGCGGGCGTCCGGCGTCCGGTGCTGCGCTCCGCGGTCGTGGACGGGATCCCGGCGTTCGTCCACCTCGTCGTCGTCGGGCTGGTCGTCTACCTGCTGACCTGGACCGGGTGGCTGGTGCACGCCGACGAGTACGAGGAGCACCTCTCCGCGACCCAGTACACCCGCTACGACCACATGGAGGGCGACACCGCGGTCTCCGAGGGTGACGACCAGTGGCCCACCGCCACCGAGCCGGACGCCTCCGGCCCGGCGGAGGTCGTGCAGTCGCTGCGCTCGCTGTGGCACTACCACCGCGACGTCTACGCCTTCCACACCCACTTCCTCAACGACAGCGACCACACCTACGCCTCGAAGCCGTCGGGCTGGCTGCTGCTGAACCGTCCGGTGGGGGTCGCTGCCGACACCGGGATCCAGCCCGGCACCCGCGGCTGCGACGCCCCCGCGGGCAGCGACTGCCTGCGCCAGGTGCTGCTGCTGGGCACCCCGACGATCTGGTGGGGCGGGGCGCTCGCGCTGCTGTACGCCGTGGCGATCTGGCTGGGCGCGCGGGACTGGCGCTTCGGGGTCGCGGTGATCGGCACGGCCTCGACCTGGCTGCCGTGGCTGCTCTACGACGACCGGCCGATCTTCTCGTTCTACGCGGTCGTGACGCTGCCGTTCGTGGTCCTGGCGATCGTGCTGGCCATGGGTCGCGCGATCGGCCCGTCACGGACGCCCACGCCGCGGCGTACCGCCGGAGTGGTGGCGGCCGGCTCGTTCGTGGTGCTCACGATCATCAACTTCGCGTGGTTCTGGCCGATCTGGACCTACGGGCTGCTCACCCACGCGGAGTGGCTGGACCGGATCTGGCTCGAGCGCTGGATCTAG